GGATGACAGGACTTTGAAATATGCGCCGCTTCTGGAGGAGCCTCTGGACTTGTATCAGGATCTGAGCACATATATCGATTATCCATATCGCTTTATTAATGATGCCAACGCAGGAGGGTTTGCTGAATTGTACTCAGGAAAGACGGGGAAAAACGCACTTTATCTTTTACTTAGCAACACAGTAGGCGGAGCCATAATTATGGACGGAAAGCTGTACTGTGGGGAAGGCCGCCGCGGAGGAGAGTTCGGACATATGACACTGGTTCCGGATGGGCGTCCCTGCTATTGCGGTAAAATTGGCTGTGTTGATGCATATTGTTCTGCACTGCTTTTGTCGAATACGACAGGAGGGGACTTGGAAAAATTCTTTGAGAGGCTGGAAGCGGGTGATGAAAAGTGCAGGGCGGTGTGGGAAGAATATCTGCATTACCTTGTAATTGTGATTAACAATCTACAGGTGAGCTTTGACTGCGATGTTGTTCTGGGCGGATATGTAGGATGGCATCTGGATCCCTATCTGGAAGAAATTAAAAAAAGGGTTATTGCACGCTGTAATTTTCAGACAGATGGCTCCTATCTTCATGTCAGCCATCTGAATGCAGAAGCATCAGCACTGGGAGCGGCACTTTTTTATATTGATGAGTTTATAAAACAAGTATAGAATTTTTAGAATGGAGGGCTTGCCCATGCTGGTAAATCTAAAAGAAGTTATGGAATGCGGAATAAAGGGAGGCTATGCGGTCGGGGCCTTTAACGTAACGAACCTGGAAACACTCATTGCTGTTACAGATGCGGCCCGGGAGACGGGCAAAGGGGTCATCCTTCAGTATGCGGAAGTGCACCAGCCATACATTACGCTGGACGTCATTGGTCCAATTATGATTGAATTTGCGAAGAAAGCTTCTGTTCCCATATGTGTACATCTGGATCACGGTTCCTGTATAGAAAGCTGTATGCAGGCAATGCGTCTGGGGTTCACGTCGGTTATGATAGATGCCTCTTCCTCCGATTATGAGAAGAATGCTGCCACAACAAGGGAGGTTGTGAGATGGGCGCATTCTGTGAACGTGACTGTGGAGGCGGAGCTCGGACATATCTTTTCCTCAGACGGGAAAACTTCCCAAAGTGAAGAGAGCGGCAGGAGAAAATCGGATTTTATCAATGTGGAGGATGCATATACAGATCCGGAAATGGCAAAGGATTTTGTGAAAACTACGGGAGTGGATGCTCTTGCCATAGCGTTTGGTACAACGCATGGAATCTATACCAGGAAACCGGTTCTGGATTTAAATCGTATCCGGGCAATCAGGGAGTGTGTGGATATCCCTCTTGTCATGCATGGGGGATCAGGGTTAAGTAAAGAAGAATTCCAGACAGCCATCAGGAACGGAATCCGTAAAATCAATTACTACACCTATGTTTCTCTGGCGGGAGCAAAGGCGGTGAAAAAGGTACTTGACAAGGCAGATCCGGAAGACAATATATTCTTTCATGATATTCCTTTGCTTGGTATACAGGCCATGAAAGAGGATATCAAAAGAGCAATCCGGATTTTTAGCCTGGAAGTATAATCTGGGAGGTATGTTGTATGGGCGGAAAAGGGATTACGGTGGCGGGAACTTTGATTTGTGATAATTATTACATGGTGGATACATATCCCAAGCAAGGGCATCTGACGAATATCCGAGGGGTGGAAAGAGGCGTGGGAGGGATCGGAAACCTCATTATGGATCTGGCAAAATTAGATGAAAATCTTTCATTAAAGGTAAGTGCCGTAGTTGGCACAGGGAGTAATGGACGATTTGTCTTGAATACGCTTAAGACGCTTCCGAATATCAATATTGATAATGTAACCACGGAAGGCAGCACTTCCATGACAATTGCGATGGAGGCAAATGATAACAAACAGAGGACTTTCTTTTATCTGCCAGCCGCCAGTGATATATATGATGAGAGCTATATAGACTGGGACAAAGTGGAAGCAGATATTTTTCATTTGGAATATCTTCTTCTTCTGAAGAAAGTCGATGAAGAAGACCCGGTATATGGAACGCATGGCGCGAAAATACTGCATGATGCGAAAAAAAGAGGGATGAAGACTTCTATTGATATTGTATCGGAAGAAAATTTTGAAAGGATGAGGAAAGTCGTCAGACCGGCTCTTAAATATACAGATTACTGTATTATAAATGAAGTAGAAGCAGAAGGAATTACGGGAATCAGCCTGACAGCAAATGAAACGTTGCTTGAGCAAAATGTTCCCCGGGCACTGGAGGAGTTAGAAAGGCTTGGAGTTTCGGAGTGGGCGGTAATCCATTCGCCTCCGTGTAGTTTTGGACTGGATGTCCGTACAAAGGAAATAAAGAGCGTATCAAGTCTGAAGCTGCCCGAAGGATATATTAAAAGTACCACAGGTGCCGGTGATGCATTTTGCAGCGGCGTACTCTACAGCGCCTATAAAGGATTCGGGCTGGAGCATGCCTTACAATTGGGAACCGGCTGTGCTGCATGTTCCCTGTCGGATATCGGCGGATGGGCAGGGCTTCGTCCGTATAAGGATGTCATGAAAGAGTATCTTCTTTATATAGCTCCATAATTATGCCATTTCCAGAAGTAAAGTGTGTCATTTTTTGATTTTGAGAGGTCATAAAGTAAATCTGTATGAAAAGTCAGACAAACTGGGAGGAATGTTTATTGCAGCTTCATCTATGAGCTTTAAAAAGGCAGACAGAAAACTTATTTCCTGGTATGAAAGACAGATGAAAGAGACAGGTGTTACGGTTCATATGAATTGTAATGTGACATTGGATATGGTGGCGATTGAAAAGCCGGATGTGGTTTATGTTGCAACGGGTTCTGTGCGGCAAATGAAAACATGCTTAGAATGGCTATTGAACAATATCAGATTGGTATTCATACAGATACAAAGATTGTTAAAATATCCGAAGAGAGTGTTACAATTGAGAGGGACGGCAAACAGTCAGTTCTTGCGGCTGATACCGTAATCAGCAGTATCGGATATATTTTCGAGAATTCACTTGCACAGCAATTAAAGGATTGTGGTGCGCAAGTCGAAACACTTGGGGATTGTGATCATGTATCCAACTTAATGGGAGCAATATGGAAGGCATTTGAATCAGCAAGTAAAATTTGAGACTGTATACAACAGCCCCTGCAGAAAGCAACTTCTGCAGGGGCTGTTGTAATGTAAAAAAATAAGTTGACAATTGGAAAATCAGGATGTATAATCAGTAGCATAATAATAACCTATAAAGCATATCGTATTAGTAGGAAATAAGAAAGGAAGCAATGCTATGGAAAACTTAAACGTAACAAGTGATAAAAATGGCATGATGTATTGTTGTTGCCAGGCTGTATGTACAAATACAGTTTATTTTTCATATGCATTGTGTACCGGGTAAATATGCAGTATATTTGCAGGCAGGTGTCATAAGCATATGGCATCTGCCTTCTTTATACCAAATTATGTAGTTTTTGCAGCTGAGGAACAAACAAATTAAAATTATGGAGGTAATGATTATGAGTAAGATTAAAGAAAGTGCATTGGAATTAGTTGGAGGAACACCAGTATTAAAACTCAACCGTTATACAAAGAAAGCGGGGGCTTCCGAGGCAACAATCCTTGCTAAACTGGAATA
The window above is part of the Novisyntrophococcus fermenticellae genome. Proteins encoded here:
- a CDS encoding ROK family transcriptional regulator; protein product: MLDKATNIELKRINKNNIYRTVIAQKKISKQEIAYRLNLSLPTVAQNLNELMEIGLVEQQGTFQSTGGRKAKIISSNPTARAALGLDITQNHVNLVMVDLEASVLSSVRRRIPFRADERYFQTLKCMIHDMVKSAGVLPNHILGVGISLPAILGEDDRTLKYAPLLEEPLDLYQDLSTYIDYPYRFINDANAGGFAELYSGKTGKNALYLLLSNTVGGAIIMDGKLYCGEGRRGGEFGHMTLVPDGRPCYCGKIGCVDAYCSALLLSNTTGGDLEKFFERLEAGDEKCRAVWEEYLHYLVIVINNLQVSFDCDVVLGGYVGWHLDPYLEEIKKRVIARCNFQTDGSYLHVSHLNAEASALGAALFYIDEFIKQV
- a CDS encoding class II fructose-bisphosphate aldolase: MLVNLKEVMECGIKGGYAVGAFNVTNLETLIAVTDAARETGKGVILQYAEVHQPYITLDVIGPIMIEFAKKASVPICVHLDHGSCIESCMQAMRLGFTSVMIDASSSDYEKNAATTREVVRWAHSVNVTVEAELGHIFSSDGKTSQSEESGRRKSDFINVEDAYTDPEMAKDFVKTTGVDALAIAFGTTHGIYTRKPVLDLNRIRAIRECVDIPLVMHGGSGLSKEEFQTAIRNGIRKINYYTYVSLAGAKAVKKVLDKADPEDNIFFHDIPLLGIQAMKEDIKRAIRIFSLEV
- a CDS encoding carbohydrate kinase family protein codes for the protein MGGKGITVAGTLICDNYYMVDTYPKQGHLTNIRGVERGVGGIGNLIMDLAKLDENLSLKVSAVVGTGSNGRFVLNTLKTLPNINIDNVTTEGSTSMTIAMEANDNKQRTFFYLPAASDIYDESYIDWDKVEADIFHLEYLLLLKKVDEEDPVYGTHGAKILHDAKKRGMKTSIDIVSEENFERMRKVVRPALKYTDYCIINEVEAEGITGISLTANETLLEQNVPRALEELERLGVSEWAVIHSPPCSFGLDVRTKEIKSVSSLKLPEGYIKSTTGAGDAFCSGVLYSAYKGFGLEHALQLGTGCAACSLSDIGGWAGLRPYKDVMKEYLLYIAP